In the Saccharococcus thermophilus genome, GCCGAACCGCCCGCAGAATCTCCTTCCACGACGTACAGTTCGCTGATCGAAGGATCTTTCGACGAACAGTCAGCAAGCTTTCCAGGCAAGTTAGAAATTTCCAGCGCACTTTTTCGACGTGTCAGCTCGCGCGCTTTTTTTGCCGCTACGCGCGCCCGCGCTGCCATCATTCCTTTTTCCACAATTTTTCTTGCTATCGTTGGATTTTCTAATAAAAAGGTTTCAAATTGTTCCGAGAAAATCGCATCGGTAACCGTCCGGGCGTCGCTGTTTCCAAGTTTTGTTTTCGTTTGTCCCTCAAACTGCGGGGACGGATGTTTAATCGAAACGATTGCTGTTAACCCTTCGCGAACATCTTCACCAGTTAAATTTGGATCATTATCTTTTAAAATTTGCTGTTTGCGTGCGTAATCGTTAATAATGCGCGTCAGCGCCATTTTAAAACCGGATTCATGTGTTCCGCCTTCGTGTGTATGAATGTTGTTCACAAATGAATAAATATTGCTGCTATAGCCATCATTGTATTGGAGCGCAATTTCCACATAAATGCCGTCGCGCTCGCCGATGATATAAATCGGCTCTTCATGAAGCACTTCGCGCGTCCGGTTTAGATGCTGAACGTAAGAACGGATTCCACCTTCGTAGCAATATTCATTTTTTCGATTTTCTACCCGCTTATCTTCAAGCGTAATTTTCAAACCGCGATTTAAAAAAGCTAACTCACGAAGACGAGTTGCCAATGTTTCATAATCGAATTCGGTCGTTTCCGTAAAAATTTCCGGATCAGGTTTAAAATGAACGGTAGTGCCTGTCCGATCTGTGTCGCCAATCACTTGCAAATCGGCGCAAGGAACACCGCGTTGATATTTTTGATAATGTATTTTTCCCTCTCTATACACATATACTTCCAATTCTTCCGATAAAGCATTGACGACAGAAGCGCCAACTCCATGCAGTCCACCCGACACTTTATAACCGCCGCCACCGAATTTACCCCCGGCATGCAGGACGGTCATAATTACTTCAACAGCCGGGCGTCCCATTTTCTCTTGAATGTCAACAGGAATACCACGACCGTTATCCGTAACGGTAATGCTATTGTCTTTTTCAACCGTCACGTTAATTTCTGTGCAATAACCGGCTAACGCCTCATCGATGCTGTTGTCGACAATCTCCCATACGAGATGATGCAGCCCGTTTGCCCCCGTCGAACCAATATACATTCCAGGACGTTTTCGAACTGCTTCTAACCCTTCGAGCACTTGAATTTGACTCGCATCATACGTATGTTCGACTTTTTGTTCCATTGTCATGTCAAATCACCTACGCTTTCTTTCCAAACGTTCAAAGCATTAATGACAGGAAGGGGCGGTTATGGAGCCGGAATGGACTTTATAAATGGCAGCTTCCTTAATGATGTCATGCTTAATCCCGTCAATGCTTGTCGTCGTCACAAATGTTTGTACTTTTCGCCGGATCGTATCAAGGAGGTGGGTTTGCCGATAGTCATCTAGTTCCGATAGTACATCATCAAGTAAAAGAATGGGGTAATCGCCAAGTTCAGAAAAGATTAATTCAATTTCCGCCAATTTGATGGATAACGCTGTTGTGCGTTGTTGTCCTTGAGAACCAAATGTTTGCACATTTTTTCCATTTACAATAAATGAAATATCGTCACGATGCGGGCCAGCAAGCGTTATTCCCCGCTGGATTTCCCTTTCTTTTATTGTAGCAAACTTTTCGCTATATGCTTCTATTATTCTCGACAATTCTACCTTTTCTGATACATCAATAGACGGTTCATATTGAATTTGCAGCTGTTCTAATCCACGGCTGATTTCATGGTGAATAGGCGCCGCCCACTTTTCAAGCAAAAATAAAAATTCATGACGCTTCAACGTAATTTTCGCTGCCAGCGGAATCAGCTGCTCTGTTAAAATATCTAATATCGTTTCATCTTGACTCTCGCGCGTCTGCAGCATTTTTAAATAATGGTTGCGCTGTTGCAAAAGCTTTTGATATTGACTCAAATCATGTATATAAACGGGGGAAACTTGCCCAATTTCCATGTCAATAAAACGGCGTCTTACTTGCGGACTTCCTTTCACTAAATTTAAGTCTTCTGGGGCAAACATCACGACATTTAAATGGCCGACGTACTGGCTTAACCGCTGCTGTTCAATATGGTTGCATTTCGCCTTTTTTCCTTTTTTTGAAATGATCAATTCGAGCGATAACGCCCCCTGTTTTTTTACTGCCTTTCCTTCTATTTTAGCATAGTCTTCATTCCAGCGAATAAGCTCTTTGTCGTTTGTCGTGCGATGCGATTTCGCCATCGCCAATACATAGATAGCCTCCATCATATTTGTTTTTCCTTGGGCGTTTTCTCCCAAAATAATATTGACATTGTTCGTAAATTCCAGTGTCTGGCTTTCATAATTACGATAATTTTTTAGTGATAAGTGTGTTAAAAACAACAGCTCTTCACCTACTCTGCCTTCGTTACAATAAACGTACCCAATCCTTCAACTTCGACTTTATCGCCATTTTTTAGTTTTCGGCCGCGCCGGTTTTCTCTTTCACCGTTGACAAACACTTCATTTGTTTGCAGGAACCATTTCACCGCACCGCCTGTACCAACGGCTTGAACAAGTTTGAGCAATTGCCCAAGCGTAATTGTCTCCGTTGTAATTGCTATTTTCTTCTCCATCTGTTCATCGCTCACTTTCTTAAAACTGCCCATTTTTTTATTTTAACGAAAAAATGACATACTAGCAAAGAAAGCTGCTAGTATGGTAGCAGCTTTCTTTAGCATTAATACGTTCTTACTGGCAAAATAAGCTGAAGCATCGAATCGTTATGCAAAGGGCGAAGCAAAAATGGTCGCATCGCGCCAGTAAAGCTGATTTTAATATCGGTGCCATCGAGCGCTTTAAGCGCATCCATCATATATTTTGCGCTAAAGGAAATTTTTAATTCCTCTCCTTCAACAGATTCGCTTTGAATTTCTTCCGTTACTTTTCCGATTTCCGGGGAAACGGAAGAAATTTCAATAATGCCGTCATTTAATGTAGTTAGTTTTACTACGTTGTTTCTTCCCTCTCTCGCCAATAGAGATGCGCGGTCAATCGCCTGTAGAAATTCCTTTGCATTCACGATAATATCGGTTTTGCTATCCGTTGGAATAAGACGGGCAGTTTCTGGATAATTTCCATCAAGCAGGCGGGAAAAGAATAACAAATGTTTTGTTTTAAATAAAATTTGATTGGCCGTAACGACAATGTCAACCGGGTCATTGCTGTCATCTAAAATTTTACTCAATTCGTTTAGACTTTTTCCCGGAATGACGACATTATACGACTGCGGATTCTCCGTTTCTATTTTTGCCTTTCTTAACGCCAGACGGTGGCTGTCTGTCGCCGTGCAAGTAAGCTCTCCATCTTCAAACTTCCAGTTGACACCTGTCAAGATCGGACGCGTTTCTGAGGTCGAAACAGCAAATACCGTTTGGCGAATGATCGTTTTTAATAAATCCGTTGGGATTTTAAATACATTTTCCTCTTCAATTTGCGGCAATCTCGGATATTCATCGGCATCAAGACCGTTTAAGTTGAATTCCGCTTTGCCGGAACGAATGACCGTTAAAAAGTTTGGTCCGACTTCTATCTCCACTGTCTGTTGCGGCAATTTTTTAACGATCTCGGCAAAAAAACGTGCTTGCAATACAACGCTTCCAGCCTCTTTTACCTCAACAAGCAGCTTATCTTCTTCTTCCGCAGGAATGAACGATTCAATAGAAATATCGGAATCGCTTCCCGTCAATGTCACTCCTTGTGAAGTCGCAGTAATTTTAATTCCTGTCAAGATAGGAATAGTCGTGCGCGGGGATACGGCTTTCATCACATCTTGAACGCTTTTGGCTAGCGCTTCTCGATCAATGGCAATTTTCATCGTGCAATGCCTCCTGAAATGAATTGGGGAAATAAATTATTTTTTTATAGTAATATAAAAAAACAAAATCATAATACTAGTAATAATACCTGTTGAAATGTGGATAAGTAAATGAAGTAAAGGAAGCACAGCCTGTCCACATGTGGATAGGCTGTGCATAAATCTTCGTCAATTATTCACAATTGTTTTAATTTCTCTTGAATTTCTTTTATATGTTTTTGCAGCTGTACATCTGATTGCAAAAGTTTTGAAATCTTTTCATGCGCATGGATGACGGTCGTATGGTCACGGCCTCCAAATTCATCTCCGATTTTTGGCAATGAGCAGTCTGTGAGCTCGCGGGAAAGGTACATGGCAATCTGACGTGGAAAAGCGACGGATTTTGTTCTTTTTTTCGCTTTAAAATCTTCTAGTTTAATATTGAAATGCTCGCCGACGACGCGCTGAATATCTTGGATCGTGATAACCTTTGGTTTGGTGCTTGGAATAATGTCCTTCAAGGCTTCCGCGGCTAGGTCAGCGGTAATTTCCTTATTGATCAGCGATGAATAGGCGACAACGCGTATAAGGGCGCCCTCTAGCTCGCGGATGTTGGAATCAATTTGATTCGCGATGTATAGCATCACTTCATTCGGAATATCAAATCCTTCCGCTTTTGCCTTCTTTCTAAGAATGGCGATTCTCGTTTCTAAATCGGGAGGAGTGATATCCGTAATAAGCCCCCATTCAAACCGTGAGCGAAGCCGGTCTTCTAGCGTTGGAATTTCTTTTGGCGGCCGATCGCTAGAAATGACAATTTGTTTGCTTTCTTCATGCAATGTATTAAACGTATGGAAAAATTCCTCTTGCGTTTGTTCTTTTCCCGCTAAAAATTGAATATCATCAATTAGTAGAACGTCCACATTCCGGTACTTGTTGCGAAAATCATCAGGACGGTTGTCGCGAATTGCGTTAATAAACTCATTTGTAAATTTTTCCGAAGATAAATAAACGACTTTAGCCGACGGATTATGTTCAATAACGTAGTGACCGATCGCGTGCATTAAATGCGTTTTCCCTAAGCCAACCCCGCCGTAAATAAATAGCGGATTATACGCTTTCGCCG is a window encoding:
- the dnaA gene encoding chromosomal replication initiator protein DnaA; translation: MENIHDLWNRVLGEIERKISKPSFETWLKSTKAHSLRGDTLVIVAPNEFARDWLDSRYSHLIAETIYDITGEELSIKFITPPNQSEDDFEFQRSSKKHRKSYEESTDFPQSMLNPKYTFDTFVIGSGNRFAHAASLAVAEAPAKAYNPLFIYGGVGLGKTHLMHAIGHYVIEHNPSAKVVYLSSEKFTNEFINAIRDNRPDDFRNKYRNVDVLLIDDIQFLAGKEQTQEEFFHTFNTLHEESKQIVISSDRPPKEIPTLEDRLRSRFEWGLITDITPPDLETRIAILRKKAKAEGFDIPNEVMLYIANQIDSNIRELEGALIRVVAYSSLINKEITADLAAEALKDIIPSTKPKVITIQDIQRVVGEHFNIKLEDFKAKKRTKSVAFPRQIAMYLSRELTDCSLPKIGDEFGGRDHTTVIHAHEKISKLLQSDVQLQKHIKEIQEKLKQL
- the recF gene encoding DNA replication/repair protein RecF (All proteins in this family for which functions are known are DNA-binding proteins that assist the filamentation of RecA onto DNA for the initiation of recombination or recombinational repair.) — translated: MFLTHLSLKNYRNYESQTLEFTNNVNIILGENAQGKTNMMEAIYVLAMAKSHRTTNDKELIRWNEDYAKIEGKAVKKQGALSLELIISKKGKKAKCNHIEQQRLSQYVGHLNVVMFAPEDLNLVKGSPQVRRRFIDMEIGQVSPVYIHDLSQYQKLLQQRNHYLKMLQTRESQDETILDILTEQLIPLAAKITLKRHEFLFLLEKWAAPIHHEISRGLEQLQIQYEPSIDVSEKVELSRIIEAYSEKFATIKEREIQRGITLAGPHRDDISFIVNGKNVQTFGSQGQQRTTALSIKLAEIELIFSELGDYPILLLDDVLSELDDYRQTHLLDTIRRKVQTFVTTTSIDGIKHDIIKEAAIYKVHSGSITAPSCH
- the yaaA gene encoding S4 domain-containing protein YaaA; protein product: MEKKIAITTETITLGQLLKLVQAVGTGGAVKWFLQTNEVFVNGERENRRGRKLKNGDKVEVEGLGTFIVTKAE
- the gyrB gene encoding DNA topoisomerase (ATP-hydrolyzing) subunit B, giving the protein MTMEQKVEHTYDASQIQVLEGLEAVRKRPGMYIGSTGANGLHHLVWEIVDNSIDEALAGYCTEINVTVEKDNSITVTDNGRGIPVDIQEKMGRPAVEVIMTVLHAGGKFGGGGYKVSGGLHGVGASVVNALSEELEVYVYREGKIHYQKYQRGVPCADLQVIGDTDRTGTTVHFKPDPEIFTETTEFDYETLATRLRELAFLNRGLKITLEDKRVENRKNEYCYEGGIRSYVQHLNRTREVLHEEPIYIIGERDGIYVEIALQYNDGYSSNIYSFVNNIHTHEGGTHESGFKMALTRIINDYARKQQILKDNDPNLTGEDVREGLTAIVSIKHPSPQFEGQTKTKLGNSDARTVTDAIFSEQFETFLLENPTIARKIVEKGMMAARARVAAKKARELTRRKSALEISNLPGKLADCSSKDPSISELYVVEGDSAGGSAKQGRDRHFQAILPLRGKIINVEKARLDKILSNNEVRAIITALGTGIGEDFDITKARYHKIIIMTDADVDGAHIRTLLLTFFYRYMREFIERGYVYIAQPPLYKIEQGKQVKYAYNDRQLEKILAELPENPKPTIQRYKGLGEMNPEQLWETTMNPETRTLLQVSLQDAIEADETFEILMGDKVEPRRQFIEENARYVRNLDI
- the dnaN gene encoding DNA polymerase III subunit beta; protein product: MKIAIDREALAKSVQDVMKAVSPRTTIPILTGIKITATSQGVTLTGSDSDISIESFIPAEEEDKLLVEVKEAGSVVLQARFFAEIVKKLPQQTVEIEVGPNFLTVIRSGKAEFNLNGLDADEYPRLPQIEEENVFKIPTDLLKTIIRQTVFAVSTSETRPILTGVNWKFEDGELTCTATDSHRLALRKAKIETENPQSYNVVIPGKSLNELSKILDDSNDPVDIVVTANQILFKTKHLLFFSRLLDGNYPETARLIPTDSKTDIIVNAKEFLQAIDRASLLAREGRNNVVKLTTLNDGIIEISSVSPEIGKVTEEIQSESVEGEELKISFSAKYMMDALKALDGTDIKISFTGAMRPFLLRPLHNDSMLQLILPVRTY